GAGCCACTCCTCGCGGGTTCCCGTCTTGTGTGTCGTCATTGCCTGTCACCCCTTGTCCGTGTTCGCTACATCGGTGGTGGCGTGAGTCCCGGGAGCAGTGCGGGCGCGATGACGATCGTCGAACCGAGCGCGATGACCGCCAGCCCCAGGGGGACGTCGACCGCCCTCTTCGCCGGCAGCAGCTTCTGGGCGGAGGCGAGGGCGGCGACCACCGACATCCACCACAGGCTCATCACCCCCAGTGCCACCAGCATCGCCATCAGCCCGGCGCTCGACCCCGCGCAGTACAGTCCGAACCCGAGCCCGGATCCGGCATACTCGCGGCAGCGCCGCCGGAAGTACCGTTTGACCGGCGTGAGCTCGTAGGCGCCCGCCGCGATCACCAGCACGCCGGCGGCCGGCGAGCCGTGCGGCCGGTCCAGTGCGTACGCGACGACACCCGCGAGTGCCCAGACGGCCAGGTAGCCTCCGGCGAACGGCAGCGCGGCGCGCAACCCGCCGGCTGCGCGGGCGTGCCTGGCGACCGCCGGGGCCGCGCCCGGCAGCATCATGGCCGCCATCATGGTCGTCCATGTCGCGGCGAAGAAGCCGAACGACCCGGGACTGGTCGCGACCCCCATGTCCATGCCGTGCATCAGCCGGGCCGCGGCCGCCCAGCAGGCCGCGGCCAGCCCGAGCGTCAGCCCGAGCGCCATGACCGGCGCGGCCGGGCGGCGGAATTCCAGGTTCACCGTCGGTTCTCCCTCCGGTGTCGGGCCGCCGCGATCCCGTCATGGCGGCGATCTGCGTCACGAGGATCCGCGTGCCTGCTCATCGAGGTGCTCTTTCAGGGCGCCGAGCGGGCTGTCCCAGTCGCGCGCCAGCGCGGCCAGGAACTGCTGCGCCACCTGCATCGGCGCGGATCGCAGCCGGTAGCGCACCCGGCGCCGCTCACCCGGTTCGGCCGTCACCAGGCCGGCATCGGCCAGCAGGGCCAGGTGTTTGGCGATCGCCTGCCGGCTGATCGGCAGCCGGCCGGCCAGGTCCGTGGCCGTGGCCGGCCCCCCTGCCGCCAGCGCGGCCAGGATGGCGCGCCGGCTCGGGTCGGCCAGGGCGGCGAAGACCTGTTCGGCGATCGCCTCGACGTCAGGCTGCGGCATCGAGGTGGTCGACCAGTTCGCCCAGTTCGCGCGTCCAGCCCTCGGTGT
Above is a genomic segment from Streptomyces fodineus containing:
- a CDS encoding metalloregulator ArsR/SmtB family transcription factor → MPQPDVEAIAEQVFAALADPSRRAILAALAAGGPATATDLAGRLPISRQAIAKHLALLADAGLVTAEPGERRRVRYRLRSAPMQVAQQFLAALARDWDSPLGALKEHLDEQARGSS
- a CDS encoding DUF2182 domain-containing protein, whose translation is MNLEFRRPAAPVMALGLTLGLAAACWAAAARLMHGMDMGVATSPGSFGFFAATWTTMMAAMMLPGAAPAVARHARAAGGLRAALPFAGGYLAVWALAGVVAYALDRPHGSPAAGVLVIAAGAYELTPVKRYFRRRCREYAGSGLGFGLYCAGSSAGLMAMLVALGVMSLWWMSVVAALASAQKLLPAKRAVDVPLGLAVIALGSTIVIAPALLPGLTPPPM